The segment GTAATCGATCGCATTTCCAGAAAAGACAGCTTCGGCTGTCTTTTTTGCATTGCGGGGCAACACAACTGAAAAGCATCGCCCGCCCTCCGCCGGCATCCACGTAAATCCATGTAAAGACAGGAAAAACGGCGCTTTCCAGTCACAAAGTATTTGCTATTCTGGCCATCGCTCAAATAGAATTGCGAATTATTCTCATTCTCATTCAAATTTCCAGGAGCCGTTTCATGCCAGGTCGCCCCCATTCATCTTCCCGCCCCACGCTGTCGCTGCACCCGCTGGCCCTGGCTATTTCGCTGGCGCTGGGCGCCGGCATGGCGCATGCCGCCGATGGCGCTGCCGCCGACGTGCCGGTGATGCAAACCATTACGGTTACGGGCAGCAGCGACGCCATCGCGTACACGACGCGCAAGAGCGCCTCGGCCAGCAAGTTCGACCTGTCGCTGCGCGATACGCCGCAAGCCGTCTCTGTTGTCACGCGCGCGCAGATGGATGATTTCAAGCTCGATAACGCCAGCAAGGTGCTGGCGCAAACCACGGGCGTGACGGTGGAGGCGGTGGAAACGGACCGCACCTATTACACGGCGCGCGGCTACGACGTCACCAATTTCCAGTTCGACGGCGTGGGCCTTCCTTTCGTCTTCGGCAACGTGATGGGCGACCTCGATACGGCGCTGTTCGAACGCGTCGACATCGTGCGCGGCGCGAACGGCCTGATTTCCTCCACCGGCAATCCATCGGCCACCGTCAACTTCGTGCGCAAGCGCCCTGGCGCCGGCCTGGCCGCTTCCGCCGGCGTCACCCTCGGTTCCTGGAACACGCGCCGCCTCGATGCGGACGTCTCCGCGCCGCTCAGCGCCGATGGCAAGGTGGCCGCGCGCTTCGTCGTCGCGCATGAAGAAGGCGATTCCCACCTGGACCGCTACGCGCCGCGCAAGGATGTCGCCTACGCCATCGTCGAAGCGCAACTCACGCCGGACACCAGCCTGACCGTGGGCCACAGCTACCAGAACAACCTGGCCAAGGGCGGCATGTGGGGCGCCCTGCCCATCGCCTACACGGACGGCACGCCGACCAACTACCCGATTTCCACCTCGACCTCGGCCGACTGGTCGCGCTGGAGCATCCTCAACAACAGCACCTTCGCCGAACTGGCGCACCAGTTCAATGCCGACTGGCGCGTGAGCGCCACCGCCACCTACAACCGCTCCACCTCCGACTCGAAGCTGTTCTACGTCTACGGCACGCCGGACAAGGCCACGGGCGACGGCCTGTTCAGCTATCCGTCGCGCTATGGCTCGACCAACAAGCAGCGCCTGCTCGATGTCGCCGCCACGGGAAAATTCATGCTCGCCGGGCGCCGGCATGACCTCAGCATGGGACTGGCGTGGTCGAAATCCACGCTCGACGACGTGTCCTACTATGGCCGCGGCATCGGCACGGCCCTGCCCGATGGCACGGCGTTCGACGGTTCCTACCCCGAACCGGCCTTTGATGCCTCGACCGACGGCAGCGCCTACAAGGATGAACGCAAGAACGCCTACCTGGCCGCCCGCTTCAACCTGGCCGACAACGCCAAGCTGCTGGCGGGCGTGAACACCGTCAAGGCCGACAGCACGGGCAGCGCATATGGCGTCAGCCAG is part of the Janthinobacterium sp. 67 genome and harbors:
- a CDS encoding TonB-dependent siderophore receptor, with the translated sequence MPGRPHSSSRPTLSLHPLALAISLALGAGMAHAADGAAADVPVMQTITVTGSSDAIAYTTRKSASASKFDLSLRDTPQAVSVVTRAQMDDFKLDNASKVLAQTTGVTVEAVETDRTYYTARGYDVTNFQFDGVGLPFVFGNVMGDLDTALFERVDIVRGANGLISSTGNPSATVNFVRKRPGAGLAASAGVTLGSWNTRRLDADVSAPLSADGKVAARFVVAHEEGDSHLDRYAPRKDVAYAIVEAQLTPDTSLTVGHSYQNNLAKGGMWGALPIAYTDGTPTNYPISTSTSADWSRWSILNNSTFAELAHQFNADWRVSATATYNRSTSDSKLFYVYGTPDKATGDGLFSYPSRYGSTNKQRLLDVAATGKFMLAGRRHDLSMGLAWSKSTLDDVSYYGRGIGTALPDGTAFDGSYPEPAFDASTDGSAYKDERKNAYLAARFNLADNAKLLAGVNTVKADSTGSAYGVSQAKSQSDTTPYVGLVYDIGRHVSAYGSYTEIFNPQSSIDGTGQTLAAATGKSLEAGLKSEWFDGRLNLSGALFKTRQKNVAEAAGTTPDLKTFYKGVDSESQGFELDASGELTKGWQANAGYAQLRIKGNDGKDARTFIPRKQFHLATTCHVPAMPALKVGASLNWQDAIYNRIDDTTTLHQGAYAQLGLMASYAISRNVSLALNLNNVTDKKHLTSLYWTQSLYAAGRNGSATLSWKY